A part of Primulina eburnea isolate SZY01 chromosome 10, ASM2296580v1, whole genome shotgun sequence genomic DNA contains:
- the LOC140803911 gene encoding NAC domain-containing protein 87-like has translation MGEKEWYFFSLRDRKYPTGLRTNRATEAGYWKTTGKDKEIFRGVDGALVGMKKTLVFYRGRAPKGEKTNWVMHEYRLESKNALKPTKEEWVVCRVFQKSLIVKKPQQTASSPQSQESPSDTNAMVNELQDMEYFPNFSHTVPIISSSTNIVPQNYNDDDNINNWGAAASSLQSLTNWPPLSTNLNSLLLAALQLRAGNAHPLGAATVAADVYPFMQQRLSSPFGNDFVANFGTGSSSSRVLGDDQPPPEQSFNVGSNIW, from the exons ATGGGAGAGAAGGAATGGTATTTCTTTAGCCTGAGAGACCGAAAATACCCTACTGGTCTCAGGACAAACCGAGCCACAGAAGCTGGCTACTGGAAAACAACAGGTAAAGATAAGGAGATTTTCCGTGGCGTCGACGGCGCGTTGGTCGGCATGAAGAAAACCCTAGTTTTCTACAGAGGCAGAGCTCCAAAGGGCGAGAAAACCAATTGGGTTATGCATGAGTATCGGCTTGAGTCGAAGAATGCTCTCAAACCCACAAAG GAGGAGTGGGTGGTTTGTAGAGTTTTTCAGAAGAGTTTAATAGTGAAGAAACCTCAACAAACAGCTTCTTCACCACAGTCCCAAGAATCCCCATCCGACACCAATGCAATGGTGAACGAGCTACAAGACATGGAATATTTCCCAAATTTCAGCCACACTGTGCCTATCATCTCTTCATCAACAAACATTGTCCCACAAAACTACAACGACGACGACAATATCAACAACTGGGGAGCCGCAGCGAGTTCTTTACAATCACTAACTAATTGGCCACCGTTGAGCACTAACCTGAATTCTTTGCTTCTAGCTGCATTACAGCTCAGAGCCGGCAACGCCCACCCTTTAGGAGCTGCCACGGTTGCCGCGGATGTCTACCCTTTCATGCAGCAAAGGTTGAGTTCTCCGTTTGGGAACGATTTCGTGGCCAACTTTGGCACGGGTTCATCTTCATCCAGGGTGCTTGGGGATGATCAGCCACCACCGGAGCAGTCCTTTAACGTGGGCTCCAACATTTGGTGA
- the LOC140802864 gene encoding uncharacterized protein: MLQCHKETIARLFYNVSSSFLLLLIFFHFTSIFLAKLFIFFGGNPFYQRNRDGYVFNGFSDEEMEEGDEYSRHKPVEGEEGVANMIYGDHERHVRNPNNELGRQSWDSNEATCYGTPDDVESGDEEVVEEDHIIRDSDSCFDSEEVETDPTSNYGTSLRNGTCTQEWQQESADKGVEFRQEEDFLVFQPSKSEGKKLVLENDEGEIFGDTFTIGSTSKDSSEWRSSINCGTDDPFSSSSRRSCPKWESYTLFQKYDEEMLFLDRISVQKLHETESLRSIQACPRSISERIVHKLGTINKKSSRYRHNPYQELEAAYVAQICLTWEALNWNYKYFQRIKASRREHDPGCPAYIAQQFQQFQVLLQRYVENEPYEYGRRPEIYARIRSLTPKLLQVPEYRDSDQDDKREAGSNGSRIPSSSFLHIMKESIRTFMNFMKQDRRNHCQILAAFFSRKRSGSADATLLHLLKRVNKKKKAKLNDLRRSGKCLRKRRLREEEELEILMALIDLKVVSRVLRMSDLSSEQLNWCENKMGKVRVCDRKLQRDSSPLFFPAH, from the exons atgCTGCAATGTCACAAAGAAACAATTGCTAGGCTTTTCTACAACGTCTCCAGCTCTTTCTTGCTTCTCCTCATCTTCTTCCATTTCACTTCCATTTTTCTTGCCAAATTGTTCATCTTCTTTGGAGGCAATCCATTTTACCAAAG GAACCGAGATGGATATGTTTTCAATGGTTTCTCCGATGAAGAAATGGAAGAAGGGGACGAGTACTCTCGCCATAAGCCGGTGGAGGGAGAAGAAGGCGTTGCGAACATGATTTATGGAGATCATGAACGACATGTTCGGAATCCAAATAACGAGTTGGGAAGACAAAGTTGGGATAGTAATGAAGCAACATGTTATGGCACGCCAGATGACGTCGAATCCGGTGATGAAGAGGTTGTTGAAGAGGATCATATAATAAGAGATTCAGATTCTTGTTTTGATTCTGAGGAAGTTGAAACCGACCCCACTTCAAATTATGGCACCAGCTTGAGGAATGGGACTTGTACTCAAG AATGGCAGCAAGAATCAGCAGACAAAGGAGTTGAATTCAGACAAGAAGAGGATTTTCTTGTATTTCAACCTTCAAAATCAGAAGGCAAGAAGCTGGTGCTGGAAAATGATGAGGGTGAAATATTTGGAGACACTTTTACGATAGGATCGACTTCTAAAGATTCGTCGGAATGGAGAAGCTCTATCAACTGTGGTACCGATGATCCTTTTTCGTCTTCTTCGCGTCGAAGCTGCCCCAAGTGGGAATCATACACCTTGTTCCAGAAATACGATGAAGAAATGCTGTTTTTAGATCGAATCAGCGTGCAAAAACTCCATGAAACAG AATCATTGAGATCCATACAAGCATGTCCAAGATCCATATCCGAAAGGATTGTTCATAAACTAGGAACAATAAACAaaaaatcatcaagatatcGTCACAATCCGTATCAAGAACTGGAAGCTGCTTATGTTGCACAGATTTGTTTAACATGGGAAGCCCTCAACTGGAACTACAAGTATTTTCAGCGTATAAAAGCCTCTCGTCGCGAGCATGATCCAGGGTGCCCTGCTTATATCGCGCAACAGTTCCAACAGTTTCAAGTTCTTCTGCAGAGATATGTAGAAAACGAGCCGTATGAATATGGGAGAAGACCAGAAATCTATGCTAGGATAAGGAGTTTAACACCAAAATTGCTTCAGGTCCCGGAATACCGAG ATTCGGATCAAGACGATAAAAGAGAGGCCGGAAGCAATGGATCAAGAATCCCTTCAAGCTCATTTCTTCATATCATGAAAGAATCAATAAGGACATTCATGAATTTCATGAAACAAGACAGGAGGAATCACTGCCAAATATTAGCAGCCTTCTTTAGCAGAAAAAGAAGTGGCTCAGCTGATGCAACTCTACTCCACTTACTAAAAAGAGTAAACAAAAAG AAAAAGGCCAAGCTGAATGATCTTCGACGGTCCGGGAAATGCTTGCGAAAACGGCGGCTAAGGGAGGAGGAAGAGCTGGAGATTTTGATGGCTTTGATAGACCTTAAGGTGGTGTCAAGAGTTTTAAGAATGTCTGATCTGAGTAGTGAACAGCTGAATTGGTGTGAAAATAAGATGGGCAAAGTAAGGGTCTGTGATAGGAAATTACAAAGAGATTCCTCCCCACTTTTCTTTCCTGCTCACTGA